In Carassius auratus strain Wakin chromosome 41, ASM336829v1, whole genome shotgun sequence, the DNA window AAACTGCACCCCACTTGTGATCcttgaaaaccataaaaaaatcataatcgtTCTTGATTATGGTCTAAAGACCACTTTaaagaaaattgtgtttttatctGTTCTCAAAGTTTTAATTAACTCTGGGATACTACTCTGGTTGTTTATGAAGATGtttatgaatttaaaacagtttatgtgaATGGAGAAAATAGCATGATGGTTTGCAGAAATTGCAGAACCCAAGAtggtattttaaatgtaaaatagtttaattcaaattttattcgagtttactaataaaaaaaataaaataaagctgcaTAACATACTGAAAGGTCTTAAGTGGTTCTTCAGTAGCCCATGTCAAACACTGTAAAGGTAATGTGAACCATGTCTTAatagttatttcatttatttatcattaatattattattggaaATTACGTAAgcttatatttttcttgtttagaTCAATTAGACACAAAGCCTGTTTTCAATATCAAAAACGATGTGGTAGGCTATTTATAgcgtatttttgaaaaaaaaaaaaaatggccccAAGTCTAACacaataaaagtgttaaatgaaCGCTGTAACGTTACATATAAAAGATGGCCATACTTACACTTCATAAACAGAAGAAGGACCACAATCAGCAAAAGGACGCAGATGACAAAGAGAACCAGCGAAACGATGCGGTAAACACGGATTTTCCGGTGGATATCTAGCGATGGATCTGGAGAAAAACATCATACATGCGTCGTTATATGGACCATCAAATGACGGAAGTCAACAGATGTGCAGTCGCAACATTCATCACCTGAATCCGGCTTCAGCTGTTTCGGTTCAGACTTGCCGTTTGTGTACTTGCCGAAATTGCACAGTTTTACGTACATGTTTCTGCTAATACAAAGCCGTTTGTGGCTCAGTTCGACGAAGGCCAGGGAATAATCAGcgggggttttttttttcaactagtgCGCACTTGACCGCAACTCGGCTCAGAAACACTCTACAGGGGGGGGGGGTTGACCGCGCGCAGGGGCCTTTGAAGACGTTCGCCCCTGCAGTCTGATGACGACGCTACGTAACTTAACACCGTTGTGCTCGTATGGAAAGCCGATTTAATACTGAATCTTGAAACAAGTctcgtttattttatttattgagacttgagacttgaaTCTTTAAACCGTGCTTTTTTCATGGTACTAATACTTATTTCTTAAGATACCAGTTTCTTTTCCATTAAGTAGTAcataaggcgggcgtacacggtgcgatttttgctgtcgtacgagttcgcatgcgattttctttcaatcatgtggaaatcgcgtattctcgtatggtcgcggtTCATATCATTtgcgacctcccgatcatttttaaacatgtctaaaaagtttctacctctatccatcacagaaaatgcatgtttaaaatttctattaaacactgtatattatttttttaaagacatttggtTTACAAAggcacaggaattgtcctcacaaaccatgtttacattttaatacctattttagatatttataaaccatatacaagaacacacacatacacagggtgACCAAACGTCccagtttcctattgctgaaaaataaaatgtaagcgTAGGtaagtcacggctcgtatcaataaTTTAtgtgcagttatgagagagggagagcagttatattaggcgcgttcgacttgaagcagcgctgcacaaaatgatcacctgtatgacatcaaagtactgcgagagcgattcgaatgcattggatatgtgtgctctcttagTGCTCTTGGAGTACTGTAATGTCATACCTTCTGTgcatgcagcggtgcttcaagtcaaACATGTCTATCAACTTAttgtgcgattgcttctggaattcgcaggttgtaaaatcgtgtcgtatatcatctcgtccatacgattttcagataaactcactagTGCcttgtgcgtggacatacgatcttccaaCAATCCGAATTTGCACCATGTACACCCGCCTTTACTCATTTAagtactagtgcttattcttgTCTTGGTACTTGTGTCTTTTGTTAAGTTACTGGTActtacattttcttatttattagactagtacttatttttgtatttaattatgctCCTCTTGTTAAGAACAAAATTTAATTAGTAATAATTTTTAGTTACTATTAACTTTTTAGACCAGAGATATCCTGAACTTAATagatactgtaacttttatatttaGTGTTTCTGGCCAGTAGGCTAATATTATGCTTAATTTTAATTAGCCAGCAACATATAGAAGAGAGATTATACAGGACACTGAAACAAGGAGATGGATGTTCTTTTTTGAGGAAACCACATAGAAAAcctatttttgtcagttttgtaaACACTGTAAATTCGTAAGTAGCCTAATGAGTTGGTCATTGAGTGATGTCTGGTGGCAGGATGGAGATAAGACTCCAGTTTTGTTATCTGTTATTTCCCTATTTTTCctccattaaaaacaataaatataattccAGGGCTGTacactaactttttttttgcatgtagcACTGGGGCTACAGACACTGAATGCATAGGCGGTGGGTGAACCAACTCAAGAGTAAGGCTAAAATAagccaaatgtattaaacatcataaatCCATCTTTTTAGGCAAGAGCCAGACATGGGTGTCATGTagggtaaatattttttttttaataggactgaaaaatgtataattatatgttTCCTTTCCACGATTATTCAAGCAGAATaaattataggctatatattataaCTAACATTGATCAATCATGAGTTTaagcactcttaaaaaaaaactatcgtcAATCATTGAGGCTGTATAAACTGTGAAATGAATCTCACTTATACATCTgcgctttgttgtttatgatgagggaATTTGCAAGAGTCTAATTCAGTAAACAAACGCACACATGCTCAACAAAACTGATGAGTTTTATCAAGGACTCATCTGAACGCTTTTTTTGTCATTGCATTCCTAAACTCAACAGATTTGTGTGTGATTTAGTTCAAATGCGCAACACTGTAAACACGGCTAAAATGCAATACGGCGAAATGGGAGCAGATCTTAATTTAGACATATGCCGTTGTTTTATGGACAATTGTCACATTATTGCAGTGCAAAAGCACATTAATACAATGCGCGAGTGCAAATCTCTCCACTCGTgcacagatttcctttgctctagCACAACAATGTACGCTCAGATATACGCTGCTCTCGCCCGGAAAGAGTGTgtgcacttaaaacgtgtctctccTCTATCTCAAACTGTGTCCCATGCATGCTCAAAATTCTCTGGGCTCAGTATTGTATTGCCATGTGTACTCTGGTTGGATGCGGGAGAGGGACTCATGTTTATGTAATGATCTGTTTAAATGAAGATATCTCCAAATGCATTCTCACTAATTCTTTATGAGGTTGAAGATATCTCCAAATGAACAGGGAGTCATAGTTATACTGTTTTTAATATCATCTTTTAATTTCTGACTAGTAATTATTGCAATAGTGACTAGTatctatttaaaaattattagtaagcattcattagatactagtacttattttttagatactggTACTTAccattagatactagtacctaTTTAATAgacactagtacttattcattaggtactagtacttatttattagacaCTAGTATCTTTTGTAATTATGACTACTGTAGTAACAAATCTTACCAGTCAGATCTGCTTTTTTACTcatctttattttgatggtcaaccaacaacagataaactgactataCGTTTCTTTGCAAGTGTCAACTTAGTCTACCatactagattctaccattcttgagcatactaatactctaatgagagttagttggcatgtagttgcaaagttgcttatatttgattgattaaggggaccatcaaaataaaatgtaacagttGGGAGTATTAAACTCACatcaataaattaacattagctccagatttaatatggtgttaattgtgtgttataaataataattatcttaaacttataaccacaaatacgtaagtattatgatgtattataattgttgttatgattattcatgatgattattcatgagttgatatattatactttatatatatatatatatatatatatatatatatatatatatatatatatatatatatatatatataaaatgcattatgcattcattttaataccttaagaatacccttataatgtattataaatacggacttcatagaaagtgttactaGAAGAATAAACACTAGTAGTTAATGAAAAAGTACTAGTACTTAAGGGAAAATATACtggtatctaaaaaaaaattattactagTAATGTTAAATTAGATATAAGTGTGGTatatagattaaatgttaaaacggcttgccataatCCTCGCGAGCTCTCCTGAAACCTTGAAGTGCTCTCTGGACAAAACAAGATACCCGCTGTCCTCCAGAGATCAAAATATGCAGCTGTGTCCCAGATATGCATTTTACATCAAACTTTATGGTCATATAAAGACTTTGTCGAATTACAGACCACTCTATAAGTTATGCGGGCCATAGTAACAGATGTTTCAAGTGAGAAACCACTGGGTTAACTATAATGAATAGAGACGTTGCTATTAAAGAGTATTAATATTAAGCTAAGCACTACCAAAGCCTAACCAAACCGCtcacaatgtcattttaaagGTAAAGAATGCTGCTATAAAAATGGGTATTTAACTTGGCAATATATGGAACACCTAAAGGGACATggtgatataataatataattataatgatataattaccccccccccccccaaacaaaaTTATACATGCTTTTGCGTTCtatcataatttttttgtgttctcCAAAATACAGTACATAGCAATACTTTGCCAAGAATTCAAAAGTTTTGCAAGcaaatgcacattttttaaaaGGGAACGCAAAGGTTTTGTGAAGGAAAGCAAAGGTTTTTTGAGTGAACACAAAGTTTCTTTTGGGGTGCGCAAACATTTTTAATCCCTAAATAAAGTCCTAAAATtaatcataacatttatttaggTTTCATTTGACATTGTTTTGTTCTAATACATTGTTATGTTCTACTATAACCTAAATGCCACTTGTGTGCAAGAGTGCAactttattataataacatattttgGTTCTGATAACCTCTATTTCACTGTAGAGTTAaccagattattatttatttatttattttacattgtagaCAATTAACACATCTTTTCATTTTGAGATcagaatgtttgttttgtttgaaactTTGCTCTATAGTTGTTTTTTCGCCATCTGTTTTTGTTCCTCTTTCTGGCCATTTTCACTTGTCCTGTTTTAGACCAGACACAGATGGATATTATAGCACATAATGAATgtgcacataaatgcatataaaaaataatatataatatatttatatatatatatatatatatatatatatatatatatatatatatatatatatatatacacacacacacccttaaaaataaaggttctttatcgcCATTGATGGCTGCATAAAGAACGTTTAACATCTATGGAATCTTTCCAATGCAAAAGGTTTTTTATAGGTTATAGGGTTCTTTGGATTATGAAAATGTtcatcaaactaaaaaaaaaatctttcaagaTCTGTTTATTGATAGATTCTTTGGGAAACCAAAATGTTTATCCTGTCATGAAACAcccttttgaaacctttatttttaagagtgtagcattatttatatacattatgtgAATACTCCcaagtttattttgtaatttaaatttgcCATAAATCAAACTCCGaagattttaaaaagtcattataTGGGCATTTCTTTGATTCTAGCAATTTATTGGTCTGAAATGTGCagtgataataataaacaaagttttGATGTGTATAAAAAGTGTGCTACCTTTATTTACTGTATAAGAGCGAATTGAAGAGGGCATGCCATATTTATGCTCTGACGGACTGGTGAGAGTTGAGTAAAAATTCCCTTCATCTACAGCCTCTTCTGCAAAGTCTGTTGGAGGAAATCCAGTTGAAAAGAAGAATTAGACATGGAAAGAAACCAAGAGAGACGCAAGACtgatatgtaaatataatgattGAATCATAAAGCAGCCTCTCCCAAAGGGAAGAGACTCCAGTTTTTAAATTTCAACACTTAATAActtgtttattacttataaagattttatttaacattttacctTTTGTCTCTTTCTCCTGATTTTCTTTCTCCTTATCCTCCTCAATCGTTGCAATCTCCTCCAACTCCACTTCTACCCCTTTTTTGCTTTCCATTTTGTCTGTCTTATCAGAGGTCCCAGTAGGTGCAACTCTTTAGCAAAACTGATTTAATTTCCTATTCCCAACTGTCTGGAGAATAAATGAGTAACTGAAAAGCATCCCACAAGTAAATATGCTGACCTGATGCTAATTTTCTCACCCCAGGATAATTCTGAGCATCACACATGATTGGTTCTTTTCCCGCAACTTCCTCATTATAGTCCGGCAAGTTGCCACGATATCAGTCACTTCTCACTTTTTCATAATGTCAGAATTACTCAAAACACTAGTCATGTCTTATCCTAAAGGAAAAGAAAATTCAATACATATCGAACACGGTTTCTATGAGTTGCTGGTGTCCTTtatcaggggtctccaaactcggtcctgggggccgatgtcctgcagagttcagctccaacttgTCTCAACGCACCTTCCTGGAAGTTTCTAGCATGCCTAGTAAGACCTTGATAAGCCAGTTCAGATgtgtttaatcagggttggagctaaactctgtaggacagtggccctccaagaTCCCCGGTCTATATGGTTAAGTGATGAATTAGTATTATTCAGAATTgctgaataatataaataatagcaGTATTATAAATAACATTGAACTGAACCTCATTTGcactaaaacaaatactgttaACATTATGCACAAACTTCAACACAAAAAAGctcaaatgttttaaaagatttttattaTATGCACAAATGTATTGATAATACTttacaaaatagaaaaacaagaacaaaaacctATTTGCATTAAATACATATGACTCAGTCCTGGGAGAGAAAGATGAAATAAATACTTTGCTTACACTTCTATCGATTTTGAAATTGATCTCTTTTGGTGTTTTGGGTCTTgcattttcttcttttctctttagTGTCTCTCAATTCTCAAATCCCATTGCTTTACTGGCATCAATCTGTTTAATGAATCGCATTGTAGTTCCCATGAATACTGACAAATACAAACAGCACACTTTAGTCCCCATTATGAACAATGCCCCCTGAAGGTACCATCTATTGCTTATGGGATAATAGTGGTAAAATAATGcatcatctttctctctctcttccctgcaGTCCGTTCGTCCTCTATCTCAGGCACCGTAAACACTCTCATTGCTGTATGTCATGTACAGGAACAGATCTTCCTCATGGTGTTCCTAAAATCACAGACAGAGATGATCAATTTAGATCAAaccatttattagtattattttttacatgtaaaaactGCATAtaaactgttcaaaagattgtggtatatatacgttttttttaagaaatacttttatataaaaaaaataaaaaaaaagacattcagtTGTTCAAAAGGGACAGTCAAGACTtctatattgttataaaaaaatctaattaaagaaGTTTTAAACATGAAAGCTACttataaaatgcaacaaaaataaatacataagaatttataataataaatataaacatacatatatatatatatacacatatatatatatatatatatatatatatatatatatatatatatatatatatatatatatacacacacatatatatatatatatatatatatatatatatatatatatatatatatatatatatatatatatatatatatatatatatatatataaaatttaattaattaattaaatgtattaatcataTTACTTACAGAATTTAGCATTTTAGAAACAAAGTTTGTTTTTGAACACCCTATGCAAGAAAAGTCCAGTATCTTACTCAGCAGTAATGAAGAGGAAGGATGCTTGAGTTACCTCATACACCGTAGAGAGGGGGGAACTGGATGGAGGGAGGGAATTATTTACGAAAAAGAAGAGGGCTTCCTCTGGTCTCATAGACACCCGCTGTCTGATCAGGAAGCAGAGCTGACCAACTGGAAGAAGACGAGGAGGGTGAGGACAGAAACTCAGTCAGATCAAAACCTAAcagtttcatttctttttttttaagaagaaaaaaatagggAAGTTTAAGGTtagatagacaaaaaaaaaaaaagggcttaATATCCCGGCATAAAATTACGCAATGCTTATGAACAATCATGAGATGACTTGATTTCCTCTGTACATTTATAGATGTTATTCTTCATCAATAATATCCTATTGGGGAGCATTTACTGTATGCAATAAGAGTTGTCACCTGTGAGGTCTGAAGGAACGAGGTATTTCTTTTTGTCAAGCTCAGGAGCTCGTGACCTTGCAGCTCTCTCCACAATGATCTAaggagacaaacaaacaaataaacacccAATATATTATTAGCTGAAAATTCTGAagattacaattctgtcattattttctcgctctcatgtcattccagacctgtttgacattctttcttctgtgaaacatcgAAAAAAGATATTTCAAGAAATGCCTCAAAATAAAGTTGTCCATACAACAGAACTGAATGGTCACCAAAgcagtttggttaccaacattcatcagaatatcttcttttccGTTTCGCAGAAGAACCATTTGAActgacaagagggtgagtaaataatcacaACATCTTAGCAATGTAACAGAAACgtattattgtttgttattttagtttccaACCGTGCGACTGACCGGGATTTTATCCGGATGTTTGGTGCGGACTCTCTCCCCTTCTGCTCTCCTGACCTCCAGCGGAACACTGCGCTGATACTGGCTAGACATCTGAGggccaaacacacacatgaacaataacaaaaacattaaaacataataaacaaaaaggCTTCCTCATCTGATACATAAAATCATCTTCCTTCGTTATTATCATTCAAAACACAGGCGGAAAAAACACTTACAATGAGATATGCAAAtgattgttaataaaacatttattctctAAATCGGTCAGTCAGTAAATTTTAGAGATAACAAATCATTTCTCCATTAAACTCTCTGGGCCTTCTCCCATCCCACCATGGGCTCTTCCTCTACTATGCCCTCAGTCCAGATGTTgtgaaaaaatttaattaaaattacatttatccaaagcgacttacagtgcattcaggctatcaatttttacctatcatgtgttcccagggaatcgaacccacaaccttgcgcttgataacaccattatctaccaattgagctacaggaacactgtatgTTGTTGACATACACTTGTGCCAAATGTTACAATTCATACCACGTGTACATTTTCTACAGGCCTGTCAAAATACAATAGCTAAAATAATCAATTTCATAATAAATATGAacgatttttaataataattataaagataGAAATGTCACATTAGTTCATCCAGCACAACTTTATGGATTTTTAATGCCATTTTAACAAAGGCTGTGGAAAATGCTGGacaatgtgttttattaaagtgGAACTAGACCAGCTGCAGTGCCCGTCTGGTTTGTTTACGTTCACCCAACCATTCACTAAAGTCTCTTATGCCTTGCagaaaaacattacataataCAGACATGAACAGGCATCCCATTAGAACACAGTTGAAATGtgtaatatgacttttttttttttgcatttactccCAGTTACTTTGACATTGAAACAGCTGAGTGTGCAAACCATGCCAGAAATTCTACATTCTGTGTAGATCACGTGGGCCAAAAATGACTGGCCTgtagatgttgttgtttttttcttctgtgctCTAAATAGGTTTTACTGAGCAGAAGACCACCGCGGTTGCGCTATATTCCTCACAAACATGCATTAGTGTATGTGAATTTTTTTGTGCCATTTTCCACGCAAATATTGTTGCAAATACAATAGTATATGAATAGAGCAAATATTCAGTAGCGTAGTATTATgcaagtatttttatttgttatctgTATCAGAAACAGTCGCGAAGCCAACGGTCTTGCGATTCATGGTGATGTTGCAAAGAAAAGTTGCAACAAGGAGTGCTGCAATGCGAAAACATGTCCTCCACAGCACTGTCCGACACACACTGCACAATTTCCATA includes these proteins:
- the LOC113059959 gene encoding gamma-aminobutyric acid receptor-associated protein-like 1, with the protein product MSSQYQRSVPLEVRRAEGERVRTKHPDKIPIIVERAARSRAPELDKKKYLVPSDLTVGQLCFLIRQRVSMRPEEALFFFVNNSLPPSSSPLSTVYEEHHEEDLFLYMTYSNESVYGA